The sequence ttaaagttttatttaatcataaaaaacttgaaaaatatcATCTTTAAATACTTACCAATTATGTCCTGTCCTGTGTATATCATCCAATAGGACCAGTAGCATTCGGACAAAATCATTACATACTCCTTAACATAGTTACAAGCGATAGATGCACCCACAGCTTTCTTCAGCAAAACACTCATTTCGTAAATATCTTCATAGTTCTTCATTAGCGTCTGCAACTCATCACAAATCGTCTGCTCGAAATAGTCCAGCCTTTGTGCGCTCGTTTGGAATTTACGCTGACTAAAAAGTACCAGCCGCTCTACATTCTTATTGAGCTGTTCCAATTCGATGCGTAACATATCcataaaatacataatttctATTGAACGAAAGTGGCAAATGAAGCCACTCGGTataaaaggtaagaaaaacgttaaccacTGACGACGCGTGGCGATCGACTGCGTATAATTAACAACAATGCTCAAATAAACGGCAGTAGAAATAATAACTTTCCATACGTATGTCCTATAAAGGCCGTATTCTTCGCGGTAAGTTCCTAAACTCCATCTGCAATGGAGTTGTGAGTAGGTGATGAGAAACTTTTGCATATATTTGCGCTGCAGTATTGTTTCGCTGAGTATTACAAAATGGGCAGAGATCGTGGCAATCAACTTTAGAATGTCATTGAATTTTCCAAAACGATCGCTATTGTAGAGTACTGAATCATGATTGGTGCTTGTCCAAAACTGCAGCAAACCAAAGAATATGAAGTGCAAACAATGCCAAATCAGCAGGAACCACCAAGTTGG comes from Anastrepha ludens isolate Willacy chromosome 3, idAnaLude1.1, whole genome shotgun sequence and encodes:
- the LOC128857879 gene encoding gustatory receptor 8a-like; the encoded protein is MLMYANMKQRKSTPSSQQPVQLDTFTLLHLRLYQFLGLCSVPLQLKCDLATVNQHPQRSSTHPTWWFLLIWHCLHFIFFGLLQFWTSTNHDSVLYNSDRFGKFNDILKLIATISAHFVILSETILQRKYMQKFLITYSQLHCRWSLGTYREEYGLYRTYVWKVIISTAVYLSIVVNYTQSIATRRQWLTFFLPFIPSGFICHFRSIEIMYFMDMLRIELEQLNKNVERLVLFSQRKFQTSAQRLDYFEQTICDELQTLMKNYEDIYEMSVLLKKAVGASIACNYVKEYVMILSECYWSYWMIYTGQDIIEYSLIVPSAMTIFLLLITSRNCMRSANFLAHNVHKIRHDLEDLNISTRLQSFTLQILHQRIIIDGIGFFVLNCNMARDVLGSIATYMLFFIQFMPKFKNI